A stretch of DNA from Limnohabitans sp. MORI2:
AAAAATCTCATCCACACTGCGTTGGTTGAACACCGTGACCTGCACGCCGGCACGGATGAGCAAGGCCGCGATGTCAGCCTGCAAATCAGAAAACCCAAACACGCAATCGGGCTTGAGCGCCAAGATCTTGTCAATCTTGGCGCTCAAGAATGCGCTCACTTTGGGTTTCTCATCACGCGCACGACGCGGGCGCACGGTGTACCCCGAGATACCCACAATGCGCGCCTCTTCCCCCAGCATGTACAGCCACTCTGTCGTTTCCTCGGTGAGGCAGACGATGCGTTGGGGGAAAAGATCAAGCATTGACGTTACTTGGGTTGGTATTGCAAGGTGGCGTAGATACCGCGGCCTGGGGTGTTAAACCCATATGCCAATTGATACTGGCGATCAAACACGTTCTCCAGTTTCACGCGCGCAGTCCATTCGTTGTCGATTCTCTTGCTTGCATAGAGTGTCCACAATGTATAGCCTGCTAGCGTATTCGCTGTTGCACCATCTGCGCGCGAACCAGAGGCATAAACCTTCGCGCCTACGTCATACATCTGAATAGATCGTGAGAAATCAAGTGACCCATATTCACGTGCACGACGAGCCATTGGCTTATCGTCGCTCACGTTCCATGGATCTTGACGCACATATGAAGCCTTCAAACTGTGACCACCCCAAACAACACGCGCGGAAGCCTCAACCCCTTCATTTTGAGTCTTCCCGATATTTGACAAGGCGTAATCAGGTGCACCACCGTATGCAATGGCATCTTTGGTTTGCGTTTGGAAATAAACAACACGAGCAAACGTTCGATCCGAGGAATAGCTCACACCGGCTTCTTTACTTGTATGAGTTTCGGGCTTGATGGTCGCTGAACTAGCGATTTCAGCTGTACCCGGCGCTCTAAACCCTGTTGAAATCGTCGAAGTCAACCGCCAGCTTTGGTTTAGTTGGTAGCCTGCACCCAGCAGTCCCGATGTCGCACTGGGTTTACTGTTGCTGTCTGAGCCATATTGGTTATGCGACACATCTAATGTGTCTTTTCTAAGATTGGCCTGCAAACTCAACTTATCAATGGTTGCTGTTGCTCCACCGAAGTAACCATGCGATTCACGTTTCAATGAATATGGGCTATTGCCTTCAGCTGAAAGTTTCTCGCTCTCAAAATCCGCACCAAATACGGTTTTAACCGCAGGTGTTAATTGGTAAGTGTTGAACCAACGCGCGGCATTTTGCGTGCCTTCAATTAAACCGTTTTGCCACGATTCGCCATACCCACTGAAGTAACGGGTGCCATTCTTGAAATCTTCATATTTCAAAGTTGATTGCGAAACATCTATGGTGCTCAACCAATCATCAGTTACGGCTTTTTTGGCATAAATACCAAATGAGTTTGTTTTCTTTTTAAACTTTTGAACATCGGTTGCAACATCACCAATGACACCATTAGATGGGTCCGCAGCTTCACCGCTATCTGTATTCACTTGTGCAGTACTCGTCGTAAAACGTGTCCCCAGTGTCAAGCTCGATTCAATTTTTTTCTCAAACTTTCCTGAAAAATACTCATTGGTATAGCCATCATTATCTGGATTGACACGCGGATTAATCTTCGAATCCATTGAGGATGTTCCTCTGTAGTGGTTACGCCCAGCATTGAGATCAAACCTTGAATCGTCATTGGAACCCGAATAGCCAACAGAAAGATTAGCCGTACCAAGAGAGCCATATGTCGCACTACCGTATGCTGATGGATTACCCTGTCCTTGGCGAGTCAACACATTAATGACTCCACCCACCGCTGCGTTACCGTACAACGCACTGGCATTACCCCTCAAAACTTCAACGCGCTCAACTTGTTGCAATGGAATATCCGTAATTTGCAAGTTCCCATAAGGATCAACTTGAGAGCGAACGCCGTCAATCAGAATCACTAAATTAGTACTATTTTGACCGCGCAAGAAAAATGAAGTCGTTGAACCAGGACCACCTGTACGACCAAACTCAACACCTGCCTCGCCTTGAATCAAATCAGCCAAGCTAGCTGCTTGTGATTTTTCAATCTCTTGTCGCGTAATCACCGAGACCGAAGACAAAACTTCCGACAAAGGCTGCTCCATACGCGTCGCAGAAATCACCACCGGATTAACTTCAATCCCCTGAGCCTGCACAGACGCAGTAACGGCCAAAGCCAACACAGAAAGCGCAGGCGTAAAGACGTGCGCACGAATACGAATA
This window harbors:
- a CDS encoding TonB-dependent receptor; this encodes MKKSIRIRAHVFTPALSVLALAVTASVQAQGIEVNPVVISATRMEQPLSEVLSSVSVITRQEIEKSQAASLADLIQGEAGVEFGRTGGPGSTTSFFLRGQNSTNLVILIDGVRSQVDPYGNLQITDIPLQQVERVEVLRGNASALYGNAAVGGVINVLTRQGQGNPSAYGSATYGSLGTANLSVGYSGSNDDSRFDLNAGRNHYRGTSSMDSKINPRVNPDNDGYTNEYFSGKFEKKIESSLTLGTRFTTSTAQVNTDSGEAADPSNGVIGDVATDVQKFKKKTNSFGIYAKKAVTDDWLSTIDVSQSTLKYEDFKNGTRYFSGYGESWQNGLIEGTQNAARWFNTYQLTPAVKTVFGADFESEKLSAEGNSPYSLKRESHGYFGGATATIDKLSLQANLRKDTLDVSHNQYGSDSNSKPSATSGLLGAGYQLNQSWRLTSTISTGFRAPGTAEIASSATIKPETHTSKEAGVSYSSDRTFARVVYFQTQTKDAIAYGGAPDYALSNIGKTQNEGVEASARVVWGGHSLKASYVRQDPWNVSDDKPMARRAREYGSLDFSRSIQMYDVGAKVYASGSRADGATANTLAGYTLWTLYASKRIDNEWTARVKLENVFDRQYQLAYGFNTPGRGIYATLQYQPK